In Haloarcula sp. H-GB4, a single genomic region encodes these proteins:
- a CDS encoding class I adenylate-forming enzyme family protein — translation MKREMLTTDFIDRAADIYDDVTGIIAHDGTEYTYAEVNERVNRLAHALSDRGVSKGSRVALLAPNTHYFIETLYATNKLGAVFVPLNYRLDPAKIEYILNDCEAATVIADYDFAEKIQPVRDDIPAETFIGYEPDRIDGEWEGYSDVLDGQPTAEPDRPDMTEDDDASINYTSGTTGDPKGVVRTHRTESWHSLVLNQHMEIRDDDTYLWTLPMFHCNGWGHTYAITGTGGTHVCQRTFDAADTFRRVREYDVSFMCGAPTVLNKLIQHYRANDGDVVTQGDRDVRIATAGSAPATATIDRVEDEFGWRIIHIYGLTETAPIITTSNSPRRIAERGREIKVKQGSQALCTDIRVVDEDGTDVPRDGTAIGEIVVQGNQVMDRYLNKPDITEEAFNDRVEGYFHTGDLATWDEDGMIQIMDRRKDIIISGGENISSIELEDELYDHPDVLKAAVIPAPSEDWGETPMAIVVPTADSDATEQDILEFLRERVASYKVPAGIDFRDSLPETATGKIQKYELREEYWQEQERMIGQE, via the coding sequence ATGAAACGCGAGATGCTCACCACCGACTTCATCGACCGTGCAGCAGACATATACGACGACGTTACCGGGATCATCGCCCATGACGGCACCGAGTACACGTACGCGGAGGTGAACGAACGGGTCAACCGGCTGGCACACGCGCTGTCGGACCGGGGCGTCTCGAAGGGGAGTCGCGTGGCTCTCCTCGCGCCGAACACACACTACTTCATCGAGACGCTGTACGCGACGAATAAACTCGGCGCAGTCTTTGTCCCGCTGAACTACCGACTCGATCCCGCAAAAATCGAGTACATTCTGAATGACTGTGAAGCCGCGACAGTAATCGCCGACTACGACTTCGCGGAGAAGATCCAGCCAGTACGGGATGACATCCCTGCGGAGACGTTCATCGGCTACGAGCCCGACCGTATCGATGGGGAATGGGAGGGGTACAGCGATGTCCTTGACGGGCAGCCGACTGCCGAACCGGACCGACCGGACATGACCGAGGACGACGACGCCAGCATCAACTACACGTCCGGAACGACGGGGGACCCGAAGGGCGTGGTCAGGACCCATCGGACCGAAAGCTGGCACTCGCTGGTCCTCAATCAGCATATGGAGATACGCGACGATGACACGTACCTCTGGACACTCCCGATGTTCCACTGCAACGGCTGGGGCCACACCTACGCCATCACCGGGACCGGCGGGACGCACGTCTGCCAGCGGACCTTCGACGCTGCGGATACCTTCCGCCGGGTCCGCGAGTACGACGTGTCGTTCATGTGTGGCGCGCCGACGGTGCTGAACAAGCTCATCCAGCACTACCGGGCCAACGACGGCGACGTAGTGACGCAGGGTGACCGCGACGTGCGAATCGCGACAGCCGGCAGTGCTCCGGCGACGGCGACCATCGACCGCGTCGAAGACGAGTTCGGCTGGCGCATCATCCACATCTACGGCCTGACCGAGACGGCCCCGATCATCACGACCAGCAACTCCCCGCGGCGTATCGCTGAACGGGGCCGTGAGATCAAGGTCAAGCAGGGGTCTCAGGCGCTGTGTACCGACATCAGGGTCGTCGACGAGGACGGCACCGACGTGCCACGCGATGGGACGGCCATCGGTGAGATCGTGGTTCAGGGCAACCAGGTGATGGACCGCTATCTCAACAAGCCCGATATTACCGAGGAGGCGTTCAACGACCGCGTCGAAGGGTACTTCCACACTGGCGACCTCGCGACGTGGGACGAGGACGGGATGATACAGATCATGGACCGCCGGAAGGACATCATCATCTCCGGCGGCGAGAACATCTCCTCGATCGAACTAGAGGACGAACTGTACGATCACCCCGATGTGCTGAAAGCCGCGGTCATTCCGGCACCGAGTGAGGACTGGGGCGAGACGCCGATGGCAATTGTCGTCCCAACGGCCGACAGCGACGCGACCGAACAGGATATTCTCGAATTCCTCAGAGAACGCGTTGCGAGCTACAAGGTCCCCGCAGGCATCGATTTCCGTGACTCGCTTCCTGAAACAGCGACCGGGAAGATCCAGAAGTACGAACTCCGAGAGGAGTACTGGCAAGAGCAGGAGCGGATGATCGGGCAGGAGTGA
- a CDS encoding GNAT family N-acetyltransferase, with translation MELTEPLHFDHEDRRDIYEYVESHGSVEPRAARSALQMDPRPFGHHVAILKRDGVLEEIDGQLRVAYNDTVEEEFEADDIEFTIRQARQEDLTGLVGAIRAAIGGGEYVDAETVADVVDSEGVLLRHNELESRIFFVACINDDVVGWVHLKHPEVEKLSHTAELTLGVLDRYRGHGIGSQLLARGTEWAASNGYEKLYNSVPSTNEDAIEFLEGHGWDTDAIREDHYKFGDEYADEVMMEIDL, from the coding sequence ATGGAGTTAACAGAGCCACTGCATTTCGATCACGAGGACCGACGGGACATCTACGAGTACGTCGAATCGCACGGGTCTGTGGAGCCGCGAGCCGCTCGCTCGGCGCTACAGATGGACCCGCGACCGTTCGGCCACCACGTTGCGATACTCAAACGCGACGGCGTACTGGAGGAAATCGACGGTCAACTCCGCGTCGCCTACAACGATACCGTCGAGGAAGAGTTCGAAGCCGACGACATCGAGTTCACCATCCGTCAGGCGCGACAGGAGGACCTGACCGGTCTCGTTGGGGCCATCCGGGCCGCGATCGGCGGCGGTGAGTACGTCGATGCGGAGACCGTCGCCGACGTAGTGGACAGCGAGGGCGTGTTGCTCCGGCACAACGAACTGGAGTCGCGCATCTTCTTCGTCGCCTGCATCAACGACGACGTGGTCGGATGGGTCCATCTCAAACATCCCGAAGTTGAGAAGCTCAGCCACACGGCAGAGCTGACGCTTGGCGTCCTTGACCGGTATCGAGGCCACGGCATCGGCTCGCAGTTGCTTGCCCGGGGCACCGAGTGGGCGGCGTCGAACGGCTACGAGAAACTGTACAACTCTGTCCCATCGACGAACGAGGATGCGATCGAGTTCCTTGAAGGCCACGGGTGGGACACTGACGCCATCCGCGAGGACCACTACAAGTTCGGCGACGAGTACGCCGACGAGGTGATGATGGAGATCGACCTTTAA
- a CDS encoding LLM class flavin-dependent oxidoreductase: MHLGVVVPRVDDHSTIDLAVEAEDHGYDSVWLNELWGASSVVELTDIATRTDDIEIGSAILNVFSRSPAVLAMTATTLDRVSDGRAVLGLGTSTARSIENMHSTEFERPVRRAHETIDIIKRLMTSDERVTYDGEVVSVRGVPPLDRDVPVYHAALGPANRRVVARLADGWLPHMIAFSELESAFDYIAETARDADRDPDDITVAPYVPAVVHEDPDQATEELRQHIAYYVGSGEGYRRAVAETYPDRAERIADAWQAGDRGEATELVTDEMTADLGIAGTPEQAREKRDKIADRDVIDRLLLTVPQQVDGELARMTIRALGPN, from the coding sequence ATGCATCTAGGAGTCGTCGTGCCACGCGTTGATGACCACAGCACAATCGACCTGGCCGTCGAAGCCGAAGACCACGGCTACGATTCGGTCTGGCTAAACGAACTGTGGGGCGCTAGCTCCGTCGTCGAACTCACGGATATCGCGACACGGACCGACGATATCGAAATTGGCAGCGCGATACTCAACGTCTTCTCGCGGTCACCGGCCGTGCTGGCGATGACAGCGACGACCCTCGACAGGGTGTCGGACGGACGAGCAGTGCTGGGGCTGGGGACGAGCACAGCCCGGTCCATCGAGAACATGCACAGCACAGAGTTCGAGCGCCCCGTCCGTCGCGCCCACGAGACAATCGATATCATCAAACGGCTCATGACGAGCGACGAGCGAGTGACCTACGACGGCGAGGTAGTATCGGTGAGGGGGGTTCCGCCGCTAGACCGTGACGTACCGGTGTACCACGCCGCGCTCGGGCCGGCGAACAGGCGTGTTGTCGCCAGACTCGCCGACGGCTGGCTGCCGCACATGATTGCGTTCTCCGAACTGGAGTCGGCGTTCGATTACATTGCGGAGACAGCACGCGACGCTGACCGCGACCCGGACGACATCACCGTCGCGCCGTACGTGCCGGCAGTGGTCCATGAGGACCCCGACCAGGCGACCGAGGAGCTCCGACAGCACATCGCCTACTACGTCGGCAGCGGCGAGGGGTACCGCCGGGCTGTTGCGGAGACGTATCCGGACCGGGCGGAGCGCATCGCCGACGCCTGGCAGGCGGGTGACCGCGGCGAGGCGACGGAGCTCGTCACCGACGAAATGACGGCCGACCTCGGCATCGCTGGGACGCCGGAACAGGCGCGGGAGAAACGGGATAAGATTGCGGACAGGGATGTCATCGACCGGCTTTTGCTAACTGTGCCACAGCAGGTCGACGGGGAGCTGGCTCGGATGACGATTCGGGCGCTGGGGCCGAATTAA
- a CDS encoding DUF456 domain-containing protein, with amino-acid sequence MSLLGLETLLFVLAFALLVGGVIGSLTPQVPGALVSLAGVYLYWIASGMTDPGTLLLALLTLVGLLTWAVDIAGGAVAARVGGASNWTAALAGVVALVLFFVTGPLGILLGVAGTVFVVEFYRQEDARGSAKAALVTTVGMLASGVVQALLTASILVTMIAVALL; translated from the coding sequence ATGAGCCTGCTTGGCCTCGAAACGCTGTTGTTTGTACTCGCGTTCGCCCTACTGGTCGGCGGTGTCATCGGTAGCCTCACGCCCCAGGTTCCCGGCGCGCTCGTCTCGCTCGCCGGCGTGTACCTGTACTGGATCGCCAGCGGCATGACCGACCCCGGAACGCTCTTACTGGCCCTGTTGACGCTGGTCGGCCTGCTGACGTGGGCCGTCGACATCGCGGGCGGAGCCGTCGCCGCGCGCGTCGGCGGGGCGTCGAACTGGACAGCAGCCCTCGCCGGCGTCGTGGCGCTCGTCCTCTTTTTCGTCACCGGCCCGCTCGGCATCCTGCTGGGCGTCGCTGGAACGGTGTTCGTCGTCGAGTTCTATCGGCAGGAGGACGCAAGGGGGAGCGCGAAGGCCGCGCTGGTAACCACCGTCGGGATGCTGGCCTCCGGCGTCGTTCAGGCCCTGCTGACGGCGTCGATACTGGTTACCATGATTGCCGTCGCGCTCCTATGA